The nucleotide sequence GTAGACCTGGTCGTCGGGGAAGGCGTCCTTCTCGTACTGGCGCAGCGCCCGGACGGTGAAGTCGGCCTTGGTGTGGTCACCGCGTTCGACGCTGATGGTGTCGCCCGGGTGGAGCGAGGACAGGCCGTAGAAGGCGGCGGGGCCGGTGGCCGAGTCGACGTGCCCGACGATGACGGCGGCGCCCGGATCACCGGGCCGCGGGCCGTCGCTCCACCAGCCGATCTGGTCGGGACGCTGCGGTACGCCGAGGTGGCCGTCCTGTTGCACCCGCAGACCGATGAGCGCGTGGTCGAGGCCGATCGCGGATATTCGTATGCGCATCGGCGGCGCCGCGCGCGGGTGCTGCGTGGCGGTGTGGCCGTCCGTGCCGTGCGGCAGGGGAAGTGCGCCTCTGTCCACCTGCTCGGGCGCCGGGGACCGGTCGGTGACGAGGGCGACGGTGCCGGTGACGGCCAGCACGACGCCGGCCGCGAGCGCCGCGAGCGCGGCTGCCCTTCGGCGGCGCGGCGGACGCCCGCCCTCCGGTGCGGAGGGCGGGCGTCCGGCTGTGGCGGGGCCGCTCACGCCTGTCCCGCGCGCCGCCGGCGCAGGGCCAGGACTCCGGCGCAGGCCAGGAGCGCACCGCCGCCGATGGCTGCCGCGGAGGCGACGGGGAAGTCCCCGCCGAAGGCGCTGCCGCCGAAACCGGCGCCGACGCCGCCGTCCGGGTGCAGGGAGTCGGCCTGGTTGACCGCGGCGGTGTTGGGCAGCGCCACGTACGGGAACGTGTCACCGGGCTGACGGTACGGGGCGTCGACCGCGTCACCCGCGGCCAGCGCTGGCACGATCTTGCCGGTCTGCGCGGCGCCTTCGAGTGCCTGCAGTTCGATGTCGACGACATCGTCGTTGAGCCGGCGTCCGTTGGGGAAGCCGCCCAGGTCGCCGCCGATGACACCGAGCCGGTTCGGGTTGGCCGAGACCGGCACCGACATGTTGAGGCGCAGTTCCTCCGCCGGGAGGAACGCCTTCTTGTCGGCGTCCGCGTTGAGCAGCTGCGAGTTGAGGTCCGCCTTGACCGGACCGCACGCCTTGCAGAGCCCGGTCAGGAAGATCTCGACCAGGTCGTTACGGGGGGTGGCGGGCGCCGGAACGTTGTAGATGTTCTGGATGAGCTTGGGCACGATCGGGTCCTTGACCGCGTTCACGACCGGGGTGACCGTGTGGTCCTTCTCCGGCGGCAGCGCGTTGAAGGCGTCCTTGTACTTGAGGGGTACGACCACCTCGTTGACCAGCGGGTTGCCGAGGCGGGAGACCTGGTGCCAGCCGCCTTCGCCGCCCTTGTCGGGCGTACCGGGACCGCCCTTGCCGTCAGCCGCCGGCTCCGCGTTCTCGCTGCCCTTGCCGGTGACGACGGCGCCCTGCCGGTCGGTGGTGGACCACACGCCGACCACGGGGTTGCGCTTGGCGTCGCCGTTGAGTGCCAGGTCCTTCTTGGGCACCTGGATGGCGATGGTGTTGACGTTGTACCCGGCGAGCGTGTTGTGACCGGTCTCCTTGAGGTTGCCCCCGTAGAGGAGGTCGAAGATCCGCAGATCCAGGAAGAACGGGTCGGACGCCTGGCCCGCGTACGTCTGGCCGCCGTTCGGCAGGGACACGGTGGCCTGCTCGCGCAGCGCCGCGTAGTCCGGCATCGACGCCTTGCCGACGTTGGACGGCGCCGCAGGGGCGTCCTTGAGCAGTGTCTTGGTGTTGCCGCCGCCGTCGGTGGCCGTCAGGGAGTACGTCTGGCGGAAGTTCAGCGTCTCGTCGTCCAGGGACTTCACGACGCCGGTGTTGTAGAGGAACTGGTTGGCGTCGTCCCGGACGTGGTTGGTGAACGACCAGGTGTACGTGGTGTCGGGCTTGCCGTCGCCGTTCCCGTCGATCTTGATGTTGTAGTGCGCGTCGTCGGCGAACGGGTAGAAGTTCGGGCCGCCGTTGGGCTCCTCGAACGGGATCCAGTTCGCCACCAGCGTGACCGTGTCCGGCTTGTCGGGGCTGGTGAAGGCGTAGACGTCCGTGTTGTCGGCCCTGGGGTCACCACCCGTCAGCGGCGCCTCGCGGTGGCTGGAGGCGGCGCTGGTGCCCGGCGCGAGGCCGGTGACAGCGGCGGCGGCCAGCAGAGCGAGGGCGCCGGCAGAGGCAAGCGCGCGTTCTGCCGGGCGTCCCGGAATTCTTCGGCGTGACAGGCGGGAGGACTGCATGGGCCATCCATTTCCGGTGTGAGCGCCGTACCTCGCGGGGACCGGGCGGTGGGTACGGCTGAGATCGGTGGACGCTCGAAGCCCCACACAGACCCTCCGGCAGTGCCCCGATCGGCATGAGCCGTGTGGCAAAAGGCCAGCAATGTGACTTAAAGCTCCCACCAAATCACCATGCGCATACGGCGCTCGCAATGCCCGTGAGCCGAATGAGGCGAGCGCCGCCCGTCGCCCCCTGGGCCGGTCCGACGACCCTGCCCGGCCGTTCGGGTGACCGCACCGCCCGCCGCGACGCGCGCGCCGGCCGACCGGGTAGCAGTGCGAGACCCGACCCGGCGCCCTGGAGGCATCCATGACCCACCGCCAGCTCGGGCGGCGCGCCGCAGTGGTGGCGGGCGGTCTGCTGTGGCTGCTCGGGACTGCCGCACCGGCGGCCCAGGCGGCCCAGGCCCACCCGCTCGGCAACTTCTCGGTGAACCACTACACCGGATTCACCGTGCGTCCCGACCGCGTGGACGTCCTGGCGGTCACCGACACCGCGGAGATTCCCACCCTCCAGGCCGCACCGCGCGTCGACACGGACGGCGACGGCACGCCGAGCGCCGCCGAACGCGCCGCATGGGCCACCGCCCGCTGCGCCGAGACGGCGGGGAAGCTCGCCGTGACCGCGCCCCGGCGCCTGACCTGGAAGGTCAGCTCCGCCACTTTCGCCTACCGGTCGGGACAGAGCGGACTGCGCACCAGCCGGCTCGACTGCCGCCTCCGGGCTCCGCTGGAGCTGACGGACGGGCCGCAGACGCTACGGATCGACACGGGCGCCGACAGGGCCCGGGTCGGCTGGAACGAGATCACAGCGAAGGGTGCGGGTACGCATCTGCGGGACTCCACGGTGCCCGCGTCGTCATCGACCGGTGAACTCCGGCACTATCCGCGCGACTTGCTCGCCACTCCGCTGGGCGACACCACGGCGCGGTTCACCGCCGTCCCCGGCGCCGCCGCTTCGAGCGGTACGGAAGGGACGTCCCGGGCCGGGGCTGTGGGCGGACTCACCGGAGGCGTCGAAGCGCTCTCCCAGAGACTGACGTCGCTCACCGGCACGCGGACGCTCACCGTCCCGGTCGGGGTGCTCGCGGTCCTGCTGTCCGTCGTGCTGGGCGCGGGGCACGCGCTGCTGCCCGGCCACGGCAAGACCGTCATGGCCGCCTATCTCGCCGGCAAGCGGGGCAGCACCCGGGACGCGCTGACCGTAGGCGCGACGGTGACCGCCACCCACACCGCGGGGGTGCTGGTCGTCGGCCTCTGTCTCACCACCTTCTCCGCACTCGCCGGTGACACCGTGCTGAACTGGCTGGGCGTGGTGAGCGGCGCGCTGGTGGCAGCGGTCGGCGCGGCCCTGCTGCTCGACGCGGTGCGCGGGGCGCGCCGCAGGCGTCTCGACGCCGCCACGATCGGCGCGGTGCCGCCGGGCGCTCGGGAGCCGGCGCTGGTGGGCGCGGCGGGCGCCGCCGACACGGCTGCGGAGATCGCGCACGGTCACACGCATGACGCAGGGCATGGGCACGGGCCTCAGCACGGGCTCGGGCACGGGCACGGACCTGCGGACGGGCACCATCGGAATCACCATCACCCGCATGAAAAGCCGCACCGGCACGGGCTGTTCGGACACCACCACCACAGCCACTCGCCGTCCGCCACGGACGCCGACCGGCCGTACACCAGGCGCGGGCTGATCGGCCTCGGCGTCGCCGGCGGACTCGTACCGAGCCCGTCCGCCCTGGTCGTCCTGCTGGGCTCGATCGCCCTGGGCAGAACCGTCTTCGGAGCCGGGCTCGTACTCGCGTACGGCCTCGGCATGGCCGCCACCTTGACGGCCGTCGGCCTGATCCTTGTCCGCCTCGGAGACAGGCTCGGCACGCTCACGGACCGACCGCTGTTCGCGTTCCTCCGGCGCCTCGCGCCCAGCACCGCGCTGCTGACGGCCGCGCTCGTCCTTGTCGTGGGCCTCGGACTGATGATCCGCAGTCTGCCGCCGGTGCTGTGAGGCGGACGGTGTCGTGAGGCGGACGGTGGCCTTTGACAAAACGGAACACGGTTCCGTAAATTAAACGGAACGACGTTCCGATTTCAGCGCCGTCCGAACCAGGCGTCGCTGACCGCTGAATGGATCCCCAGCATGAGTGAACCTTCCGCCACCCCCGTCCTGTCCGTCGCACCCGTCGTGCTGCCGGCTCCCGGCCGCGCCGTGGACCTGGAGATACGCGTCTCCGCGCCCGTGACCGGCAGCGACCTGCCGGTGATCCTGCTCTCGCACGGCCAGGGTTTCTCCAACCACCTCTCCTCGCTGAACGGCTACGCGCCCCTCGCCCAGTTCTGGGCGGCGCAGGGCTTCGTCGTCATCCAGCCCACCCATCTGAGTTCCAGGTCGCTGAGCCTGGATCCCGCCACTCCCGGGGCGCCGCTGTTCTGGCGCTCGCGCGCCGAGGACATGCGGGCGGTCCTCGACCAGCTCGACGCGGTCGAGGCCGCCGTACCGCAGCTCGTCGGGCGCCTGGACCGGAACAGGGTCGCGGTGGCGGGCCACTCCATGGGCGGCCACACCGCGAGCCTGCTGCTCGGCGCCCGGCTCACCGACCCGGACGACGGCGTGGAGGTGAACATGGCCGAGCCGCGGATCAAGGCGGGGGTCCTGCTCGGCGCGCCCGGCAGGGGTGGCGACGCCCTCAGCGAGATCGCGGCTACGAACTACCCCGTCTTCCTGACCACGGACTTTTCCGCGATGACGACGCCCACGCTCGTGGTCGCCGGCGACAAGGACACCTCCACCCATCTGACGGTCAACGGCCCGGACTGGCATGCCGATCCGTACCTCCTCGCCCCCGGCCCCAAGTCCCTGCTCACCGTCTTCGGAGCGGAACACGGCTTCGGCGGGGTCTCCGGTTACGACGTCGCCGAGACCACCGACGAGAACCCCGGGCGGGTGGCCGCGGTCGCGCGGCTGACCTCGGCGTATCTCCGCAGCGAGCTGTACCCCGGAGACACCGCCTGGCAGGACGCACGCGCCGCGCTGACCGGCGGTCCCGACGCGCTCGGACGGATCGAGTCCAAGTAGGTCGGCTTCCGCGCCGGGAGGGGTCCCGGCGCGGACGGGTTGGATCCGGTGCGGGGAATCCCCTCGAACCAGGAGGTCCAACTGATGAGTACGGGTATGCGCTCACGCACGGCGACGGCTGCGCTGACGGTGTCGATGGCGGTCGCGCTGGGGCTCGGTGTGACAACGGCGGCGTACGGCGCCGGCCAGGGGCCCTGCTACGACGGCCGGTGTGACATCACGGTCTCGAAGCCCAGGACGATCAAGGTCAACAGCAACCGCTTCGGCTTCGCGAACCTGAAGGTCACACACACCGGCCCCGACGTGGTGAAGGTGTCGGCCGCCGTCACGGGCGGCGGCGCCCACCTCGGCGGCAGCGCCGGCGCCGGCGGCCTGGTCAGGCTCAACAACCTGGACATCTATGTGAATTCGATCTCCGGCCACAAGGCAAAGCTCAGCCTGTACCCGGCGTCCTGACACCCGGCAGACAGCCACCATCCCGGCGCGGTCCGCGACGCGCCGGGGTGGTCTCCGTGCGGCTACCAGTCCAGGGTGACCGGTACGAACGGGGCGTCCTCCGGTGCTGTCTTGCGGGCCCGCAAGGCTGTTTCCGCCGGCTCGCCGACCGGGACACGGAGCGGCGGGTCCGGGTGTTCGATCGTGTCCGCCACCGCCACGGCCACGTCCTCGGGGGTGACCGGCTCGAAGATGGACGTGCCACGCAGCGGGCCGAACTGTGCGAACAGGGGCGTGTACGGGTCGTTCTCCTTGAAGAAGGACTTGGCCCGCTCGGCTCCGCCCGAGGAGACCGTGCCCGGCTGGAGGATGCTCACCTTGACGCCGAAGTGGCCCGCCTCGACCGCCAGTGTCTCGGCGAACGCCTCAAGTGCCCACTTGCTGGCGGCATACGGGCCGATGATCGGCACGACCAGCCGGCCCTGGATGCTGGAGACGAAGACAA is from Streptomyces sp. NBC_00370 and encodes:
- a CDS encoding class F sortase gives rise to the protein MSGPATAGRPPSAPEGGRPPRRRRAAALAALAAGVVLAVTGTVALVTDRSPAPEQVDRGALPLPHGTDGHTATQHPRAAPPMRIRISAIGLDHALIGLRVQQDGHLGVPQRPDQIGWWSDGPRPGDPGAAVIVGHVDSATGPAAFYGLSSLHPGDTISVERGDHTKADFTVRALRQYEKDAFPDDQVYVTAGPPVLRLITCGGSYDRERGGYRDNVVVYATLKPPASKHS
- a CDS encoding DUF4331 domain-containing protein, giving the protein MQSSRLSRRRIPGRPAERALASAGALALLAAAAVTGLAPGTSAASSHREAPLTGGDPRADNTDVYAFTSPDKPDTVTLVANWIPFEEPNGGPNFYPFADDAHYNIKIDGNGDGKPDTTYTWSFTNHVRDDANQFLYNTGVVKSLDDETLNFRQTYSLTATDGGGNTKTLLKDAPAAPSNVGKASMPDYAALREQATVSLPNGGQTYAGQASDPFFLDLRIFDLLYGGNLKETGHNTLAGYNVNTIAIQVPKKDLALNGDAKRNPVVGVWSTTDRQGAVVTGKGSENAEPAADGKGGPGTPDKGGEGGWHQVSRLGNPLVNEVVVPLKYKDAFNALPPEKDHTVTPVVNAVKDPIVPKLIQNIYNVPAPATPRNDLVEIFLTGLCKACGPVKADLNSQLLNADADKKAFLPAEELRLNMSVPVSANPNRLGVIGGDLGGFPNGRRLNDDVVDIELQALEGAAQTGKIVPALAAGDAVDAPYRQPGDTFPYVALPNTAAVNQADSLHPDGGVGAGFGGSAFGGDFPVASAAAIGGGALLACAGVLALRRRRAGQA
- a CDS encoding nickel/cobalt transporter, translating into MTHRQLGRRAAVVAGGLLWLLGTAAPAAQAAQAHPLGNFSVNHYTGFTVRPDRVDVLAVTDTAEIPTLQAAPRVDTDGDGTPSAAERAAWATARCAETAGKLAVTAPRRLTWKVSSATFAYRSGQSGLRTSRLDCRLRAPLELTDGPQTLRIDTGADRARVGWNEITAKGAGTHLRDSTVPASSSTGELRHYPRDLLATPLGDTTARFTAVPGAAASSGTEGTSRAGAVGGLTGGVEALSQRLTSLTGTRTLTVPVGVLAVLLSVVLGAGHALLPGHGKTVMAAYLAGKRGSTRDALTVGATVTATHTAGVLVVGLCLTTFSALAGDTVLNWLGVVSGALVAAVGAALLLDAVRGARRRRLDAATIGAVPPGAREPALVGAAGAADTAAEIAHGHTHDAGHGHGPQHGLGHGHGPADGHHRNHHHPHEKPHRHGLFGHHHHSHSPSATDADRPYTRRGLIGLGVAGGLVPSPSALVVLLGSIALGRTVFGAGLVLAYGLGMAATLTAVGLILVRLGDRLGTLTDRPLFAFLRRLAPSTALLTAALVLVVGLGLMIRSLPPVL
- a CDS encoding alpha/beta hydrolase family protein, with the translated sequence MSEPSATPVLSVAPVVLPAPGRAVDLEIRVSAPVTGSDLPVILLSHGQGFSNHLSSLNGYAPLAQFWAAQGFVVIQPTHLSSRSLSLDPATPGAPLFWRSRAEDMRAVLDQLDAVEAAVPQLVGRLDRNRVAVAGHSMGGHTASLLLGARLTDPDDGVEVNMAEPRIKAGVLLGAPGRGGDALSEIAATNYPVFLTTDFSAMTTPTLVVAGDKDTSTHLTVNGPDWHADPYLLAPGPKSLLTVFGAEHGFGGVSGYDVAETTDENPGRVAAVARLTSAYLRSELYPGDTAWQDARAALTGGPDALGRIESK
- a CDS encoding SDR family oxidoreductase, giving the protein MTSVLITGASRGIGRAIAVELARRGHRVVATARRTDDLDDLPVDQRLRLDVTDQGSVDEAVRAAGEIDVLVSNAGATVRAPLESVPVSEVEALFQLNTFGPLRVVQGLLPAMRERGAGRLVFVSSIQGRLVVPIIGPYAASKWALEAFAETLAVEAGHFGVKVSILQPGTVSSGGAERAKSFFKENDPYTPLFAQFGPLRGTSIFEPVTPEDVAVAVADTIEHPDPPLRVPVGEPAETALRARKTAPEDAPFVPVTLDW